One part of the Vitis riparia cultivar Riparia Gloire de Montpellier isolate 1030 chromosome 6, EGFV_Vit.rip_1.0, whole genome shotgun sequence genome encodes these proteins:
- the LOC117916655 gene encoding RNA polymerase I termination factor: MGRIEEDNMLAKIESKSEKRKQHEGSAPEELNKCSDAMHAGVGDGSEMRKEGKKKKKKKKMKTTNKEDVVCNDFGFDIIQNEAVNVKDYVEVVNSNKKENDQKVRKLELKRDGKGYDQGSKKHSRVGEATEVKEFSDVKFHDGREKKGSLQLNEEQDVRDNCDLKVRKDKKRRHREDSDKDGTDSISSLMEITKRNKKGKDRVVMGQKLTEKEDIAEVKNGEEGSRTKKIKKGKRDKESSDVEGKDNIVNTKDIGKVRDHYDGNIMEKVNHGKQEKKRKKKKDKDDLGSELKQLVAGNPGDKSTLNGNKKFVGGTHSTGNKKRGREIEACIVGTEDDNKKKRKKVKLVENVSEGPEFEAVPTTKEDVEAADLSEKSKPDETPKRVRFSGHVEVFPSSDGQEGLVQGKRFSPEEDEMVRKAVLSYIEDHGLGEEGINMILNCKSHRELKGCWKEIAAALPWRPHESVYYRAHVLFERDEKRTWSPEEYELVRRFHEQHGSEWRMLADALGKHRFQVKDTWRRIKLPNAKKGQWHQEEYQTLFDLVNMDLRMKALGERKSKHGMLRDNISWEAISDKLRTRISSGCCLKWYGQLTSSMVVQGNWADADDYRLLNALFNLDACCMEDVDWDNLLDHRSGELCRKRWNQMIRHIGHYKDKSFAEQVEVLSQRYCPDLLEAREAYDAKVPVC, encoded by the coding sequence ATGGGTAGAATAGAGGAAGACAACATGCTTGCGAAGATAGAGAGTAAGAGTGAAAAACGGAAGCAGCATGAGGGCAGTGCTCCTGAAGAGTTAAATAAGTGCAGTGATGCAATGCATGCTGGAGTGGGGGATGGCTCTGAAATGAGAAAGGAaggcaagaagaagaagaagaagaagaaaatgaagacaaCAAACAAGGAAGATGTGGTTTGCAATGATTTTGGATTCGATATTATTCAAAATGAGGCTGTAAATGTGAAGGATTATGTGGAAGTGGTTAACAGTAATAAAAAGGAGAATGATCAGAAGGTGAGGAAATTAGAACTTAAAAGGGATGGGAAGGGATATGACCAGGGTTCGAAGAAGCATAGCAGAGTTGGTGAAGCTACTGAAGTCAAAGAGTTTTCAGATGTTAAGTTCCATGATGGAAGAGAGAAGAAAGGGAGCCTTCAGTTGAATGAAGAGCAGGATGTGAGGGATAACTGTGATTTAAAAGtaagaaaagataagaaaaggAGACATAGGGAGGATAGTGACAAAGATGGAACTGATTCAATTTCGTCTTTGATGGAAATTACCAAGcgaaataaaaagggaaaagataGGGTAGTTATGGGACAGAAACTCACTGAGAAGGAAGACATTGCTGAAGTGAAGAATGGGGAAGAAGGAAGTAGAACAAAGAagattaagaaaggaaagagagaCAAGGAGAGTAGTGATGTTGAGGGGAAGGACAACATTGTGAATacaaaagacattggaaaagtAAGGGACCACTATGATGGGAATATAATGGAAAAGGTCAACCATGGAAAGcaggagaagaagagaaagaagaagaaggataaGGATGATTTGGGAAGTGAATTGAAACAACTTGTGGCTGGGAATCCGGGTGATAAAAGCACCTTAAATGGGAATAAGAAGTTTGTGGGTGGTACACATTCAACCGGTAATAAAAAAAGGGGCAGAGAAATAGAAGCATGTATTGTTGGGACTGAGGATGAcaacaaaaagaagaggaagaaggtcAAGTTAGTTGAAAATGTTTCAGAAGGACCAGAGTTTGAAGCAGTGCCAACAACCAAAGAAGACGTTGAGGCTGCTGATCTTTCTGAAAAGTCTAAACCTGATGAAACGCCTAAGAGAGTAAGGTTTTCTGGTCATGTGGAGGTTTTCCCTTCATCAGATGGTCAAGAGGGTTTGGTACAAGGCAAACGATTCTCACCAGAAGAAGATGAGATGGTTAGAAAGGCTGTTTTAAGCTATATAGAGGACCATGGCTTGGGGGAGGAAGGTATAAATATGATTCTGAACTGTAAGTCTCACCGTGAACTCAAAGGCTGTTGGAAGGAAATTGCGGCTGCATTGCCTTGGAGGCCTCATGAAAGCGTATATTACCGAGCCCATGTCTTATTTGAAAGGGATGAGAAGCGTACTTGGAGCCCTGAAGAGTATGAACTTGTTCGGAGATTCCATGAACAACATGGATCAGAATGGAGAATGTTGGCTGATGCACTTGGCAAACATAGGTTTCAAGTGAAGGATACATGGCGCAGGATAAAATTGCCCAATGCTAAGAAAGGACAGTGGCACCAAGAAGAGTACCAGACCTTGTTTGATTTAGTGAACATGGATCTGCGGATGAAGGCTTTAGGGGAAAGGAAATCCAAGCACGGTATGTTGCGAGATAATATCAGTTGGGAAGCAATAAGTGACAAGTTGCGCACTCGAATCAGTTCAGGTTGCTGCTTAAAATGGTATGGCCAATTAACTTCATCTATGGTTGTTCAAGGTAACTGGGCTGATGCCGATGATTATCGCCTGCTGAATGCACTTTTTAACTTGGATGCTTGCTGCATGGAAGATGTGGACTGGGACAATCTTCTTGACCATAGGTCTGGAGAATTATGCAGAAAGCGGTGGAACCAAATGATCAGGCATATAGGGCATTACAAGGACAAGTCATTTGCAGAGCAAGTTGAAGTTCTTTCACAGCGATATTGCCCAGATCTACTTGAAGCAAGAGAAGCCTATGATGCCAAAGTTCCAGTTTGCTAA